Below is a window of Gemmatimonadales bacterium DNA.
ATCTACGGCGATCAATTTCCACTTTACGATGCCGCGATGATCGGCGGCCGGACCTCACTCCGCGGGTTGACCTGGGATCGATATGCCGGGGACGCCGACGTCGTGGGGAGTGCCGAACTCAGGATTCCGCTCTTCCACATGACGATCCTTGATCGAGGGAAGCTCGGGCTGATCGCGTTCGAGGATGCTGGGCGGGTCTGGTATCGCGGGGCGTCGGACGGCGGCTGGCATCGCGGCACCGGCGGCGGATTCTCGTTCACGACGGTCGGAATGGTCGGCACGCTGGTGTACGCGCATAGCGATGGATCGCACGTGTATGTCAGCGTCGGCTTTCCGTTCTGACCGTCAGATTCCGATCAGTGATGTCGAGTCGGCAGCGCCGGAAAAGGCGATCGGTCCGTCGGGAATTCCGGTAAACCACTGCTTGAGGGCGTCGACCGCGACGCCGCAGAGGCGGCCGGACGCGGCGCCGGCATCGAGTTCGTGCATCACCACGTCAATCGGGAGACCGGCGCGATAGGGGCGCGCTGCCGACAGCGCCTCGCAGACATCCGCCGCAGCCAGGACCCGCATCGACATCGTCAACGCATCGCCGGTGAGACCGACGTGGTAGCCACTGCCGTCGAGCCGCTCGTGATGCGAGGACGCGAGCATCGCGAACCGGGCAAACCGCGGAACGCCACGCAGAATTTCGAGCGTGTATCGCGTGTGATGCTGCATCGCCCGCGATTCCGCGTGGGTGAGCGTCGTCGCCTTGTCGAGGATCGTGTTGGCGACGCCGAGCTTGCCGATGTCGTGCAGCAGGCCGGCGCGGCGCACCGCGCGGATCTCGCGGCTCGTCATGCCGAGTTCCGTGGCAGTCCGGGTCGCGAGGAATGAGACGTTCTGCGAATGCCGCGCGGTGAACGGACTCTTGGCGTCAATCACCCGCGCGAACGCCTCGGCGATGGTATCGAGACGCAGTTCGTCGGCGTAGACCACTCGTTCCGGCAGCTCCGCCACCGGCAATGCATCGAACGAGTTGGCCGCGCGGAGCGCGCCCCAGAACGCCGCGTCATCGGCGAACGAATCGAGCGCGTCGACGACCGCCGGATCGAACCAGCGACCGCGGCGGCGATGCGCAACGTCGTACGCCGCGGCGACGCCGAACGCCTGCTCGAATACTTCCACCGTCTGCGCCAGGCCAACGATGCGTGACAGGAACGGAATCCGGTCGCCGGCCAGCCCGCGCGGCACACCGTTGCCATCCCAGTGTTCCTCGGTCGACGCGATCGCGTCGCAGGTCGCCTTCGGCATCGCCAGCATCGCCGCGGTGACCACCCCGCGCGTCGCACGCGTCTCGGCCATCTGCTGATGCACCGCGGGGGAATCGTGGAAGCGGGTGAAGGCGTGCCATCCCCGTGCGAGCCAGCCGTCGCCCGCACCATGGCGCAGGACATATCGGGCGACTTCGCGG
It encodes the following:
- a CDS encoding HD domain-containing phosphohydrolase, which encodes MSTRNDWTPPQAQPVESHYAGIRLTEVIGALSHALDMAEGQPVGHSIRTAIIGMRLGRVLQLGDGDRNALFYALLLKDLGSTSNSAHLASFFGADDRALKAARRLIDWTDRREVARYVLRHGAGDGWLARGWHAFTRFHDSPAVHQQMAETRATRGVVTAAMLAMPKATCDAIASTEEHWDGNGVPRGLAGDRIPFLSRIVGLAQTVEVFEQAFGVAAAYDVAHRRRGRWFDPAVVDALDSFADDAAFWGALRAANSFDALPVAELPERVVYADELRLDTIAEAFARVIDAKSPFTARHSQNVSFLATRTATELGMTSREIRAVRRAGLLHDIGKLGVANTILDKATTLTHAESRAMQHHTRYTLEILRGVPRFARFAMLASSHHERLDGSGYHVGLTGDALTMSMRVLAAADVCEALSAARPYRAGLPIDVVMHELDAGAASGRLCGVAVDALKQWFTGIPDGPIAFSGAADSTSLIGI